Proteins encoded together in one Oceanobacillus iheyensis HTE831 window:
- a CDS encoding TetR/AcrR family transcriptional regulator, with translation MSLREEKTEKKKKEIIHSAMQIIAEKGYYRTTIDDIASKLLITKGTVYYYFQDKQDLLFQSHQLLLQNSIENLKHIHTQPLHPREKLKNAMIAHMDHLLDDQYGFELMHKPEQFFSHQQLEIILQLHRDYTELLDQLIVIGIEDGVFQALDSKVTRNIYLGAMNWLTQWYDNKGKKEKQEILDQMAEYLLNILAK, from the coding sequence TTGTCTCTACGTGAAGAGAAAACAGAGAAAAAAAAGAAAGAAATCATACACTCAGCAATGCAAATTATTGCTGAAAAAGGCTACTATCGTACAACTATAGATGATATTGCTTCTAAGCTACTAATCACTAAGGGCACTGTATACTATTATTTTCAGGATAAGCAAGATCTATTATTCCAAAGTCATCAATTACTTCTTCAAAATAGCATCGAAAACTTAAAACATATCCACACGCAACCATTACATCCAAGAGAAAAATTAAAAAATGCAATGATCGCACATATGGACCATCTGTTAGATGATCAATATGGATTTGAACTCATGCATAAACCAGAACAATTCTTTTCACATCAACAATTAGAAATTATTTTACAACTCCATCGAGACTATACTGAATTATTGGATCAATTAATAGTAATAGGTATAGAAGATGGTGTATTTCAAGCATTAGATTCGAAAGTCACACGTAATATTTATTTAGGAGCAATGAATTGGTTAACACAATGGTATGACAATAAGGGTAAGAAAGAAAAGCAAGAAATACTGGATCAAATGGCAGAATACCTATTAAATATATTAGCAAAGTAA
- a CDS encoding toxic anion resistance protein: MTAQPNRQDAMDELLNNPFGDSKASDIEIDKSPNQNKRLVDQLPEENRKKAEHLAAQIDTNNQQALVQFGTEAQSKLIQFSHQMLEHVQEKDISQVGSILENLMKRLEQVDPSELQQEKKGIIAKVLGKFSKSVNEVISRYQKTSAQIDRISVRLERNKDILTSDNEMLDKLFQTNRDYYDALNIYIAAGELKQEEIEQELLPSLRTKADQSQSQMDVQEVNDIRQFADRLQKRTHDLRLSRQITMQSAPQIRLIQNTNQALVEKIQSSVLTAIPLWKNQVAIALTLLRQRHAMEAQKQVSKTTNDLLLKNAELLNENAVETTKENERGIIDLETLKQTQEKLMSTIEETLQIQSEGRKKRTEAEKELMGMEEELKTKMLEFKE; encoded by the coding sequence ATGACAGCTCAACCAAATAGACAGGATGCGATGGATGAATTATTAAATAATCCATTTGGAGATTCAAAGGCATCCGACATTGAAATAGATAAATCTCCAAATCAAAACAAAAGACTGGTAGATCAGTTGCCAGAAGAGAACAGAAAAAAAGCAGAACATTTAGCTGCTCAAATAGATACAAACAATCAACAAGCACTCGTTCAATTTGGGACCGAAGCTCAATCAAAGCTAATTCAGTTTTCGCATCAAATGTTAGAGCATGTTCAAGAAAAAGATATAAGTCAGGTTGGTTCCATATTAGAAAATTTAATGAAAAGACTAGAGCAAGTAGATCCAAGTGAGTTACAGCAGGAAAAGAAAGGAATTATTGCGAAAGTCTTAGGGAAATTTTCGAAGTCAGTGAATGAAGTCATATCCCGATATCAAAAAACAAGTGCACAGATTGATCGTATCAGTGTACGTTTAGAGCGTAACAAAGATATCTTAACATCTGATAATGAGATGCTGGATAAACTATTTCAAACAAATAGGGACTATTATGATGCACTGAATATTTATATTGCAGCCGGAGAATTAAAACAGGAAGAAATCGAACAAGAACTTCTTCCTTCATTACGTACCAAAGCGGATCAAAGTCAAAGCCAAATGGATGTACAAGAAGTAAATGATATAAGGCAATTTGCTGACCGACTTCAAAAGCGAACGCATGATTTACGACTAAGTAGACAAATAACCATGCAAAGTGCACCTCAGATACGTTTAATTCAAAATACAAATCAAGCATTGGTGGAAAAAATCCAATCATCAGTACTCACGGCGATTCCTTTATGGAAAAATCAAGTTGCCATTGCGTTAACGTTATTACGTCAACGTCATGCGATGGAAGCGCAAAAGCAAGTATCAAAGACAACCAATGATTTATTATTAAAAAATGCAGAGTTATTAAATGAAAATGCAGTAGAAACTACGAAAGAAAACGAGCGAGGAATTATTGACTTAGAAACATTAAAACAAACACAGGAAAAATTAATGTCTACGATTGAAGAAACGTTACAAATTCAATCTGAAGGACGCAAGAAAAGAACAGAAGCGGAAAAAGAATTAATGGGAATGGAAGAAGAACTAAAAACAAAAATGTTGGAGTTTAAAGAATAA
- a CDS encoding biotin-dependent carboxyltransferase family protein: protein MVKCFEVMKPGLATSVQDLGRTGYQQYGVVVSGVMDAFALQVANVLVGNERTEAGLEIVIMGPKMKILEDIIFAIGGADLSAKLDNQLIQPWKSYRASKGQILSFGQPAQGSYAYLAIAGGIDVPSVMKSKSTFVKARLGGFHGRFLQKGDILSSNDSYGINARPGRQLKNKDIPDYDYNRPIRVIKGPDQQLFSSTSYDSFFASTYKMSPQSDRMGYRLEGEPISHIDGDSADIISDAILPGTIQIPANGQPIILLADRQTSGGYARMATVISVDLPQVIQRMSGTAFTFELISLEEAQQLYKDQESFLRHLAIS from the coding sequence ATGGTTAAATGTTTCGAAGTGATGAAGCCTGGATTAGCTACTTCAGTACAAGACCTTGGAAGAACTGGATATCAGCAATACGGAGTAGTTGTATCAGGGGTGATGGATGCTTTTGCGCTTCAAGTTGCAAATGTATTAGTTGGAAATGAAAGAACAGAAGCCGGCTTAGAGATTGTCATTATGGGACCAAAAATGAAAATCTTAGAAGATATAATTTTTGCCATTGGTGGGGCGGACTTGTCTGCGAAGTTAGATAATCAACTGATACAACCATGGAAATCTTATAGAGCTAGTAAAGGACAGATTCTCTCCTTTGGACAACCAGCACAGGGGAGCTATGCTTATTTAGCAATAGCAGGTGGAATTGACGTACCTTCCGTTATGAAAAGTAAATCCACTTTTGTAAAGGCAAGACTTGGAGGATTTCATGGTCGCTTTTTGCAAAAAGGAGATATTCTTAGTAGCAATGATAGCTACGGTATAAATGCTCGTCCTGGTAGACAGCTAAAAAATAAAGATATTCCCGATTACGATTACAACCGTCCAATACGAGTTATCAAAGGACCAGATCAGCAATTGTTTTCATCAACTAGTTACGATAGTTTTTTTGCTTCTACATATAAAATGTCTCCCCAATCAGATCGAATGGGGTATCGATTAGAAGGTGAGCCTATTTCGCATATTGATGGAGATAGTGCTGATATTATTTCAGACGCCATATTACCAGGTACCATCCAGATTCCAGCCAATGGGCAACCAATCATCTTATTAGCTGACCGGCAAACATCTGGAGGATATGCTCGTATGGCAACGGTCATCTCTGTTGATTTACCACAGGTAATTCAGCGAATGAGTGGAACTGCATTTACATTTGAATTAATTTCTTTGGAAGAAGCGCAGCAACTCTATAAAGACCAAGAAAGCTTCTTACGACATTTAGCAATTTCTTAA
- a CDS encoding LamB/YcsF family protein gives MQYQVDLNSDIGESYGAYTIGQDDEVMEFITSANIACGYHAGDHNIIHRTIDLAIKNNVAIGAHPGLQDLIGFGRRPMQISPEEVYQLTVYQIGAVQAFAQVKGHNLYHVKPHGALYNMAAKDTAIAKAIAQAVYDYNPNLILFGLANSELIRMGKEVGLNVANEVFADRTYQPDGSLTPRTSPNAMIHDTDEAVERVIRMVKENKIEAVDGTDISIIADTICIHGDGPKSLEFSRRLSHELKNQGISIQKREMHHG, from the coding sequence ATGCAATATCAAGTAGATTTAAATAGTGACATCGGTGAAAGTTATGGTGCTTATACGATTGGTCAAGATGATGAGGTAATGGAATTTATTACTTCTGCTAACATCGCATGTGGGTATCATGCTGGGGATCATAATATTATTCACCGCACAATTGACTTGGCGATAAAAAATAACGTAGCGATTGGTGCGCACCCAGGATTGCAGGATTTGATCGGATTTGGTAGAAGACCAATGCAAATTTCACCGGAAGAAGTCTATCAACTAACGGTCTATCAAATTGGAGCAGTACAAGCCTTTGCACAGGTGAAAGGGCATAATCTTTACCATGTTAAACCTCATGGAGCTCTATATAATATGGCGGCAAAGGATACAGCTATTGCTAAAGCGATTGCGCAAGCAGTTTATGATTACAATCCAAACTTAATATTGTTTGGACTTGCTAATTCAGAATTAATTCGCATGGGCAAAGAAGTAGGACTTAATGTTGCAAATGAAGTTTTTGCTGATCGAACGTATCAACCAGATGGAAGTCTAACCCCTCGTACGTCACCGAATGCTATGATTCATGATACTGACGAAGCGGTAGAACGTGTGATACGAATGGTTAAAGAAAATAAAATAGAAGCAGTTGACGGGACAGATATAAGTATTATTGCTGATACAATTTGTATACACGGTGATGGACCAAAATCGTTAGAATTTTCAAGACGTTTATCACATGAACTAAAAAACCAAGGTATATCCATTCAAAAGAGAGAAATGCATCATGGTTAA
- the pxpB gene encoding 5-oxoprolinase subunit PxpB, with product MFEVQPYGDRGVRVQFGESIDKNVNRQIRDFCSVLEKSRINGVLEWIPTYTAVTILYDPFEIVYESLKEKIFNVQEKMNSEDISPARIIHIPVLYGGKKGPDLNEVAEYHGITTDEVVSLHANSDYLIYMMGFIPGFPYLGGLSKQIATPRLDKPRRSIPAGSVGIAGEQTGIYPLESPGGWRIIGQTPIPLYNPQQAQPILLKAGDYIRFIPIDRQEFDDITKKVETGSFHPTIET from the coding sequence ATGTTTGAGGTTCAACCCTATGGGGATAGAGGAGTAAGAGTTCAATTTGGGGAGTCTATTGATAAGAATGTCAACAGGCAGATACGAGATTTTTGTTCTGTTTTAGAAAAGTCACGTATTAATGGCGTTCTTGAATGGATTCCTACATATACAGCAGTAACGATTTTGTATGATCCGTTTGAAATTGTTTATGAATCATTGAAGGAAAAAATTTTCAATGTACAAGAAAAAATGAATAGTGAAGATATTTCTCCGGCTCGCATCATTCATATTCCTGTACTTTATGGTGGCAAAAAAGGTCCGGATTTAAATGAAGTGGCAGAATATCATGGGATAACTACAGATGAAGTAGTGTCACTTCATGCTAATTCCGATTATCTTATCTATATGATGGGATTTATACCTGGTTTTCCGTATCTTGGAGGACTTTCAAAGCAAATTGCTACTCCTAGGTTAGATAAACCAAGGAGGAGTATTCCAGCAGGTAGTGTTGGAATAGCAGGAGAACAAACAGGGATTTATCCATTGGAGTCACCAGGTGGTTGGAGAATTATTGGTCAGACTCCAATTCCTTTATATAATCCACAACAAGCACAGCCTATTTTATTAAAAGCAGGAGATTATATTCGTTTTATACCAATTGACCGTCAAGAATTTGACGATATTACAAAAAAGGTGGAGACAGGAAGTTTTCACCCTACGATAGAGACTTAA
- a CDS encoding NRAMP family divalent metal transporter, with translation MEKDPQLMSKEEKKNRRNSLIGAAFLMATSAVGPGFLTQTAVFTETLLASFGFVILASIILDIGAQLNVWRIIAVSKKRGQEIANEVLPGLGFVVAIFVVIGGLAFNIGNIGGAGLGTNALLGIDPRLGAIITAGIAIFVFLSREAGAAMDQIVKWLGGLLILLIAYVMVVSQPPVGEAIHRSFIPLELDVYAIITVVGGTVGGYITFSGGHRLLDAGISGKESIREVTRTSVMGILVASVIRILLFLAVLGVVSAGLRLDPVNPAASVFQHAAGEIGLRLFGLALWVAGITSVIGAAYTSVSFLRTFHKKIDEHYRYWIIGFIVFSTVVFVLIGDAALLLVLAGAVNGLILPLTLGSILFAAHKKSIVGTYKHPIWLTVFGAIVVILTTYLGIQTLITQIPQLFNM, from the coding sequence ATGGAAAAAGATCCTCAATTGATGTCAAAGGAAGAAAAAAAGAATAGAAGAAATTCCTTGATTGGCGCAGCCTTTTTAATGGCAACTTCAGCTGTTGGGCCAGGTTTTCTGACTCAAACTGCTGTTTTTACGGAAACACTTTTAGCTAGTTTCGGATTTGTTATTTTAGCGTCAATCATTTTAGATATAGGGGCACAGTTAAACGTATGGAGAATAATTGCAGTCTCTAAAAAGCGAGGACAAGAAATAGCTAATGAGGTATTACCAGGCTTAGGTTTTGTAGTAGCCATTTTTGTTGTTATTGGTGGACTCGCTTTTAATATCGGTAATATTGGTGGAGCTGGTTTAGGAACCAATGCATTATTAGGAATTGATCCTAGACTCGGAGCAATTATAACAGCAGGTATTGCAATTTTTGTATTTTTATCTAGAGAAGCCGGTGCAGCGATGGACCAGATCGTAAAATGGCTGGGTGGATTATTAATACTATTGATTGCTTATGTTATGGTTGTGAGTCAACCACCAGTAGGAGAAGCAATTCATCGTTCATTTATACCGCTTGAATTAGATGTTTATGCAATTATTACGGTTGTTGGCGGTACTGTCGGAGGGTATATTACATTCTCAGGTGGACATCGATTACTTGATGCAGGAATATCAGGCAAAGAGAGTATACGTGAAGTGACACGAACATCGGTTATGGGAATCCTTGTAGCTTCTGTTATACGTATTCTGTTGTTTTTAGCAGTTCTTGGTGTAGTTTCTGCTGGGTTACGACTTGATCCAGTAAATCCGGCAGCATCTGTGTTCCAACATGCAGCAGGTGAAATAGGGTTACGATTATTTGGATTGGCGCTATGGGTGGCAGGTATTACATCCGTGATTGGAGCAGCTTACACGTCTGTTTCATTCTTGCGTACATTCCATAAAAAAATTGATGAACACTACCGTTATTGGATAATTGGATTTATTGTTTTCTCAACCGTTGTATTTGTGCTAATTGGGGACGCTGCTTTATTATTAGTATTAGCAGGTGCAGTAAATGGTTTGATTTTACCATTAACATTAGGTTCTATCCTATTTGCAGCACATAAAAAATCAATTGTGGGAACATATAAACATCCAATTTGGTTAACCGTCTTTGGAGCTATTGTAGTTATCCTGACTACGTATTTAGGCATCCAAACATTAATCACTCAAATTCCGCAATTATTTAATATGTAA
- a CDS encoding 3-hydroxyacyl-CoA dehydrogenase, with the protein MNINQMTAVVTGGASGLGEATVRRLHNQGGKVAIFDLNKENGERLATELGDNVDYFQVDVTDETSVQKALDNVMEQSDGIHAVVNCAGIAIAEKTIGKKGVHSLQHFSNVIEINLIGTFNVIRLAAEKMALNSPNDEGERGVIINTASVAAFEGQIGQAAYSASKGGVAGMTLPIARDLSTLGIRVMTIAPGLFLTPLFEKLPDKAKEELGKMTPFPSRLGKPIEYAKLAQSIIENPMLNGEVIRLDGAIRMQPK; encoded by the coding sequence GTGAATATAAATCAAATGACTGCAGTCGTTACAGGTGGTGCTTCCGGTTTAGGAGAAGCAACTGTGAGGAGACTACATAATCAAGGTGGTAAAGTAGCTATTTTTGATTTGAATAAAGAGAATGGAGAACGTCTCGCGACAGAGCTAGGCGATAATGTCGATTATTTTCAAGTTGATGTAACGGATGAAACTAGTGTTCAAAAGGCATTGGATAATGTCATGGAACAAAGTGACGGTATTCATGCAGTTGTTAATTGTGCTGGTATTGCAATCGCAGAAAAAACGATTGGAAAAAAAGGCGTCCATTCATTACAACATTTTTCAAACGTAATAGAAATCAACCTCATCGGTACATTCAATGTAATTCGACTTGCTGCTGAAAAAATGGCATTAAATAGTCCAAACGATGAGGGAGAGCGCGGCGTTATCATTAATACTGCTTCTGTAGCTGCGTTTGAAGGTCAAATTGGACAGGCAGCATACAGTGCTTCAAAAGGAGGCGTTGCGGGAATGACCCTTCCGATTGCCAGAGACTTATCTACACTTGGAATTCGAGTTATGACCATTGCTCCTGGATTATTTTTAACTCCATTATTTGAAAAGTTACCAGATAAAGCAAAAGAAGAATTAGGAAAAATGACACCTTTTCCATCCAGATTAGGGAAGCCTATCGAATATGCAAAACTCGCACAAAGTATTATTGAAAACCCTATGTTAAATGGAGAAGTAATACGATTGGACGGAGCAATTCGAATGCAACCAAAGTAA